TGGCGGGTGCCGTTTCCCGCTGGTTCGACAATCTCTCACCGGCGGGTATTTTTTCGCTCAACAGTGATTCTATGGTGTGAATCAGGACCGCAGCACCGTCTGTTTTCGAGACGACGTTCTCCACTCCGACCTTGCGGGCCTCGATTTCGATCTCCGGGCCGTGATGCAGGGTGTGCATCACGATTCGTGTGCTCGGTGTGGCTTTTAAAATCTCGCGCGCGGCCTGCAATCCGTCACCCCCAGGCATCACCCAGTCGAGAATGATCAGGTCAGGATGTAGCTTTTGTGCCTTAGTCACAGCCTCACGACCGTCCCGCGCTTCCCCGCAAACCTCCCAGTCATGGGCGCAGCTTTCCAGGAGAACGCGCAGACTCCTGCGTACGAACTCATGATCGTCGGCTATGAGGATTCGAGTCGCCATTTTCTCCAGGCCTAACTGCGAGGCGCGCGACCCAAACCTTGCCTAAGTGACGCCCCCGAAGCGCTTACA
This Terriglobales bacterium DNA region includes the following protein-coding sequences:
- a CDS encoding response regulator transcription factor, which encodes MATRILIADDHEFVRRSLRVLLESCAHDWEVCGEARDGREAVTKAQKLHPDLIILDWVMPGGDGLQAAREILKATPSTRIVMHTLHHGPEIEIEARKVGVENVVSKTDGAAVLIHTIESLLSEKIPAGERLSNQRETAPATDTGLSTTTDDLSYGRSSGLKAG